The Streptomyces sp. NBC_00440 genome contains a region encoding:
- a CDS encoding ATP synthase F0 subunit B: protein MDVQKKLDEIVDTVGSARSMPMSASCVVNRAELLAMLQEVREALPGSLAQAEELIGGREQLVEQARDEAERIIEAAHAQRGSLISDTEVARQSQDEADRVLAEARREAEEIRAEADDYVDSKLANFEVVLTKTIGSVDRGREKLLGRGPGLDDEGYEDPEAPERSQDPETLRMRADEYVDTKLGAFEAVMAKTLEAVGRGRQKLHGRVASDELGVHMAEQDEMGRRHSSDADFLSDLAEPQAPAAVQVPVQASPAPMAAQLSPDEPPQHLADMPVQEPVQQMYDPYGYQQQPQDPYAYQQQQYAYQQDPYAYQQQPQQDGYGYPGPDQMQPPHPQQPPHPQQQGALDETSLFDTSMINLDQLREYEQGR, encoded by the coding sequence GTGGACGTGCAGAAGAAGCTGGACGAGATCGTCGACACGGTCGGCAGTGCCAGGTCCATGCCCATGTCGGCCTCCTGCGTGGTCAACCGCGCCGAGCTGCTGGCGATGCTCCAGGAGGTGCGCGAGGCCCTGCCGGGCTCTCTCGCGCAGGCCGAGGAGTTGATCGGCGGCCGTGAGCAGCTGGTCGAGCAGGCCCGTGACGAGGCCGAGCGGATCATCGAGGCGGCGCACGCCCAGCGCGGCTCCCTCATCTCCGACACCGAGGTCGCCCGGCAGTCCCAGGACGAGGCCGACCGGGTGCTCGCCGAGGCCCGGCGGGAGGCCGAGGAGATCCGCGCCGAGGCCGACGACTACGTCGACTCCAAGCTGGCGAACTTCGAAGTCGTCCTCACCAAGACCATCGGCTCCGTCGACCGGGGCCGCGAGAAGCTGCTCGGCCGCGGTCCTGGCCTGGACGACGAGGGTTACGAGGACCCGGAGGCGCCGGAGCGCAGCCAGGACCCCGAGACGCTCCGGATGCGCGCCGACGAGTACGTCGACACCAAGCTCGGAGCCTTCGAGGCCGTGATGGCCAAGACCCTCGAAGCGGTGGGGCGCGGCCGGCAGAAACTGCACGGCCGGGTCGCGTCGGACGAGCTGGGCGTGCACATGGCCGAGCAGGACGAGATGGGCCGCAGGCACAGCAGTGACGCCGACTTCCTCTCGGACCTGGCGGAGCCGCAGGCCCCGGCGGCCGTCCAGGTGCCCGTCCAGGCGTCACCTGCCCCGATGGCCGCCCAGCTGTCGCCGGACGAGCCGCCGCAGCACCTCGCCGACATGCCGGTCCAGGAGCCGGTCCAGCAGATGTACGACCCGTACGGCTACCAGCAGCAGCCCCAGGACCCGTACGCGTACCAGCAGCAGCAGTACGCGTACCAGCAGGACCCGTACGCGTACCAGCAGCAGCCCCAGCAGGACGGGTACGGCTACCCGGGGCCCGACCAGATGCAGCCGCCCCATCCCCAGCAGCCGCCCCACCCCCAGCAGCAGGGTGCTCTCGACGAGACCAGTCTCTTCGACACCAGCATGATCAACCTGGATCAGCTGCGCGAGTACGAACAGGGGCGCTGA
- a CDS encoding YceD family protein, translating to MNARLDHRNPLVFDTHELGRRPGALQRLTRSVAAPKDLGIDGVIGVPEGTPVELQLRLESVMDGVLVTGTARSAAKGECVRCLEPLERELEADFQEMFSYPEADDRGRSKKADPADSADDEDEEITPLEDGLFDLEPVLRDAVVLALPMQPVCREDCAGLCSECGIRLDDEPGHHHDAVDARWAALQGLVGTGQVGEKDNVDGAEPGVDEKQEK from the coding sequence CTGAACGCCCGCCTCGACCACCGCAACCCCCTCGTGTTCGACACACACGAGCTGGGCCGGCGTCCCGGTGCGCTCCAGCGGCTTACCCGCTCGGTCGCAGCTCCCAAGGACCTCGGCATCGACGGGGTCATCGGAGTGCCGGAAGGCACTCCCGTAGAACTGCAGCTCCGCCTTGAGTCGGTCATGGACGGGGTGCTTGTCACAGGCACCGCCCGTTCAGCCGCCAAGGGGGAGTGCGTAAGGTGTCTGGAGCCGCTGGAGCGAGAGCTCGAAGCGGATTTCCAGGAGATGTTCTCGTACCCCGAAGCCGACGACCGGGGCCGCAGCAAGAAGGCGGACCCGGCTGACAGTGCCGACGACGAGGACGAGGAAATCACCCCCCTTGAGGACGGCTTGTTCGACCTCGAACCAGTGCTGCGTGATGCGGTGGTGCTCGCACTGCCGATGCAGCCGGTGTGCCGGGAGGATTGCGCCGGCCTGTGTTCCGAATGCGGAATCAGGCTGGACGACGAACCCGGTCACCACCATGACGCCGTCGACGCACGTTGGGCGGCGCTGCAGGGACTCGTCGGGACCGGCCAGGTCGGCGAGAAGGACAACGTTGACGGCGCCGAACCTGGCGTCGACGAGAAGCAGGAGAAGTAG
- the rpmF gene encoding 50S ribosomal protein L32 yields MAVPKRKMSRSNTRHRRSQWKAAVPTLVACERCQEPKLQHIACPSCGTYNKRQVLEV; encoded by the coding sequence GTGGCTGTTCCGAAGCGGAAGATGTCGCGCAGCAACACGCGCCACCGCCGGTCGCAGTGGAAGGCTGCGGTCCCCACCCTGGTTGCGTGCGAGCGCTGCCAGGAGCCGAAGCTCCAGCACATCGCGTGCCCGAGCTGCGGCACCTACAACAAGCGCCAGGTCCTCGAGGTCTGA
- the rnc gene encoding ribonuclease III, producing MSDVNKTDNASSHTLLEGRLGYTLESALLVRALTHRSYAYENGGLPTNERLEFLGDSVLGLVVTDTLYRTHPDLPEGQLAKLRAAVVNSRALAGVSRGLELGLFIRLGRGEEGTGGRDKASILADTLEAVIGAVYLDQGLEAASELVHRLFDPLIELSSNLGAGLDWKTSLQELTASEGLGVPEYLVSETGPDHEKTFTAAARVGGVSYGTGTGRSKKEAEQQAAESAWRAISAAAEERAVAAETAPAAHGEDADTSSAPAAGTASA from the coding sequence ATGTCTGACGTCAACAAGACGGACAATGCCTCGTCCCACACGCTTCTGGAAGGGCGGCTCGGGTACACACTCGAGTCCGCCCTTCTGGTGCGTGCGCTGACCCACCGTTCGTACGCGTACGAGAACGGCGGTCTGCCCACCAACGAGCGGCTGGAGTTCCTCGGGGACTCGGTGCTCGGCCTGGTGGTCACGGACACGCTCTATCGCACCCACCCCGATCTCCCGGAGGGCCAGCTGGCCAAGCTCCGGGCGGCAGTGGTGAACTCGCGTGCGCTCGCAGGGGTGAGCCGTGGGCTCGAACTCGGTCTCTTCATCCGGCTCGGCCGGGGCGAAGAAGGCACGGGCGGGCGGGACAAGGCATCCATCCTCGCCGACACCCTCGAAGCGGTGATCGGCGCCGTCTATCTGGATCAGGGCCTCGAAGCGGCGTCCGAGCTGGTGCACCGGCTCTTCGACCCCCTCATCGAGCTGTCCTCCAACCTCGGTGCGGGCCTGGACTGGAAGACCAGCCTCCAGGAACTCACCGCAAGCGAAGGCCTCGGGGTCCCGGAGTACCTGGTCAGTGAGACCGGTCCGGACCACGAGAAGACCTTCACCGCTGCCGCTCGCGTCGGTGGTGTCTCGTACGGCACCGGCACCGGCCGCAGCAAGAAGGAAGCGGAACAGCAGGCGGCGGAGTCCGCGTGGCGTGCGATCAGCGCCGCGGCGGAAGAGCGCGCGGTGGCGGCCGAGACCGCCCCCGCCGCCCACGGAGAGGACGCCGACACCTCTTCGGCTCCGGCCGCCGGCACGGCCTCGGCCTGA
- the mutM gene encoding bifunctional DNA-formamidopyrimidine glycosylase/DNA-(apurinic or apyrimidinic site) lyase → MPELPEVEVVRRGLERWVSGRTVADVQVLHPRAVRRHTAGGDDFATALRGHRFGVARRRGKYLWLPLEDVPATDTAAADSTGGEPGAAYSVLGHLGMSGQLLVQPEAVPDEKHLRIRIRFDDIEGTELRFVDQRTFGGLSLHPNTPDGLPDVIAHIARDPLDEEFDDAAFHSALRLRRTTIKRALLDQSLISGVGNIYADEALWRARLHYERPTATLTRPRTTELLGHVRDVMNQALAVGGTSFDSLYVNVNGESGYFDRSLDAYGREDEPCRRCGTPMRRRPWMNRSSYFCPRCQRPPAGPRG, encoded by the coding sequence GTGCCCGAGTTGCCCGAGGTCGAAGTCGTACGGCGCGGACTGGAACGCTGGGTCTCCGGCCGTACCGTCGCCGATGTGCAGGTGCTGCACCCCCGAGCGGTACGCCGTCACACCGCGGGCGGCGATGACTTCGCCACGGCTCTGCGCGGACACCGGTTCGGCGTGGCCCGCCGCCGGGGGAAGTACCTCTGGCTGCCGCTGGAGGACGTGCCCGCCACGGACACCGCCGCTGCCGACTCCACCGGCGGGGAGCCCGGGGCCGCGTACTCGGTCCTCGGCCATCTCGGGATGAGCGGGCAGCTCCTGGTCCAGCCCGAAGCGGTGCCCGACGAGAAGCACCTGCGGATCCGGATCAGGTTCGACGACATCGAGGGCACCGAGCTGCGCTTCGTCGACCAGCGGACCTTCGGCGGGCTCTCGCTGCACCCGAACACCCCCGACGGGCTGCCCGACGTCATCGCGCACATCGCCCGCGACCCGCTGGACGAGGAGTTCGACGACGCCGCGTTCCACTCGGCGCTCCGGCTGCGCCGCACCACCATCAAGCGCGCCCTGCTCGACCAGTCGCTGATCAGCGGGGTCGGCAACATCTACGCGGACGAGGCGCTCTGGCGTGCGCGGCTGCACTACGAGCGCCCCACCGCCACGCTCACCCGCCCCCGGACCACGGAACTCCTCGGCCATGTGCGGGATGTGATGAACCAGGCCCTCGCCGTGGGCGGCACCAGCTTCGACAGCCTCTACGTCAATGTGAACGGCGAATCCGGATACTTCGACCGGTCGCTGGACGCCTACGGGCGGGAGGACGAGCCGTGCCGCCGCTGCGGCACCCCCATGCGCCGCCGGCCCTGGATGAACCGGTCCAGCTACTTCTGCCCGCGCTGCCAGCGCCCGCCCGCCGGACCGCGCGGCTGA
- a CDS encoding CAP domain-containing protein translates to MGRHSRSAAAGSATVDDPAASGNRRRNRAHGKGRGSTPLRTGLLGVSAAVAVGAVAMASGLLPGGDTYTVGGSGGSDQVRADGVPDLQTQGGSSATPASDTPSAPAGPATARAHAPSASPSAHKPKAPAVPSQRKKSAPASPSTAPARTAAPGATPRRTESAHTEAATSAESSAAAAVLSLVNQQRAQAGCRPVRADTGLASLAGAFSAEMASRGFFDHTDPDGATPWDRADKAGVKGLGGENIARGQADAAAVMDSWMHSPGHRANILNCDFTTLGVGVHFGPGGPWWTQDFGY, encoded by the coding sequence ATGGGACGCCACAGCCGCTCCGCCGCAGCCGGTTCCGCCACCGTTGATGATCCGGCGGCTTCCGGGAACCGGCGGCGGAACCGGGCCCACGGCAAGGGCCGGGGCTCCACACCCCTGCGCACCGGGCTGCTGGGCGTGTCGGCGGCCGTCGCGGTGGGCGCCGTGGCGATGGCATCGGGGCTGCTGCCCGGCGGCGACACCTACACGGTGGGCGGATCGGGCGGCAGTGACCAGGTCCGCGCCGACGGCGTACCCGACCTCCAGACCCAGGGCGGATCGTCGGCCACACCCGCATCGGACACCCCGTCCGCACCGGCCGGTCCGGCAACCGCCCGCGCACACGCCCCGTCGGCCTCGCCGTCCGCGCACAAGCCGAAGGCTCCCGCCGTACCGTCGCAGCGGAAGAAGAGCGCCCCCGCGTCGCCCAGCACGGCACCGGCCCGCACGGCGGCGCCCGGTGCGACGCCCCGGCGCACCGAGTCCGCCCACACCGAAGCGGCCACCAGTGCCGAGAGCAGCGCCGCCGCGGCGGTTCTCAGCCTGGTCAATCAGCAGCGGGCCCAGGCCGGTTGCCGGCCGGTGCGGGCCGATACGGGGCTCGCCTCGCTGGCCGGGGCCTTCAGCGCCGAGATGGCGTCCCGGGGCTTCTTCGACCACACCGATCCCGACGGGGCCACCCCGTGGGACCGGGCGGACAAGGCGGGCGTGAAGGGCCTGGGCGGCGAGAACATCGCACGCGGCCAGGCCGACGCCGCCGCCGTGATGGACTCCTGGATGCACAGCCCGGGCCACCGCGCGAACATACTCAACTGCGACTTCACGACGCTCGGCGTCGGCGTCCACTTCGGCCCGGGCGGGCCCTGGTGGACCCAGGACTTCGGCTACTGA
- a CDS encoding acylphosphatase has translation MNEDVRLAAWVRGKVQGVGFRWFTRANALRIGGLTGFALNLEDGRVQVVAEGPREKCDLLLEWLRSSDTPGRVDGVSEIWDTPRHIYQTFEIR, from the coding sequence ATGAACGAAGATGTACGGCTCGCCGCCTGGGTGCGCGGCAAGGTCCAGGGCGTGGGGTTCCGCTGGTTCACCAGGGCGAACGCCCTGCGGATCGGTGGGCTCACCGGATTCGCCCTCAATCTGGAGGACGGCAGGGTGCAGGTCGTCGCCGAAGGACCGCGGGAGAAGTGCGACCTCCTCCTGGAGTGGCTGAGGTCGTCCGACACACCCGGCCGCGTCGACGGTGTCAGTGAGATCTGGGACACTCCGCGGCACATCTACCAGACCTTCGAGATCCGCTGA
- a CDS encoding AAA family ATPase produces MHLKAMTLRGFKSFASATTLRFEPGITCVVGPNGSGKSNVVDALSWVMGEQGAKSLRGGKMEDVIFAGTTGRPPLGRAEVSLTIDNSDGVLPIEYAEVTITRIMFRNGGSEYQINGDTCRLLDIQELLSDSGIGREMHVIVGQGQLDSVLHADPMGRRAFIEEAAGVLKHRKRKEKALRKLDAMHANLARVQDLTDELRRQLKPLGRQAAVARRAAVIQADLRDARLRLLADDLVTMRRALRSEIADEAALKERRETAETALKAALAREAGLEDEVRQLAPRLQRAQQTWYELSQLAERVRGTVSLADARVKSASAAPDEERRGRDPESPEMMEREAARIREQEAELEAALESAERALEDTSAHRAELERELAAEERRLRDAARAIADRREGLARLNGQVNAARSRAGSAQAEIDRLAEARDGAQERAEAAQQEYEQLKAEVDGLEAGDLDLADRHSAAKSALAEAETALTASREAATAAERERAALAARHEALALGLRRKDGTGALLGADDRPAGLLGPVAELLTVAAGYEVPVAAALGVAADALAVRDTATAVDAIRRLRKQDAGRATLLPGTAAAPVRESGAGGLPGQVRTAVPGQPGGGAPEVPEARHGDDGAGAASEDRPAGRPGGHSGGQAAGHSVGRPAGHEDSGAGSVPSGGTGPGPDRAALALAAPFAVDLVGGPAELLPGVRRLLRDIVVVGTLEDAEELIAERPGLTAVTAEGDVLGAHFAHGGSAGAPSLLEVQASVDEAAAGLAELAVRCDELAGAQRAAAARRAECAALVDELAELRRAADREKSGVAQQLGRLAGQARGAAGEAERSAAAAAKAQDALERATGEAEELAERLLVAEESPMEEEPDTSVRDRLAADGANARQTEMEARLQARTHEERVKGLAGRAEALDRGARAEREARARAEQRRARLRHEAAVASAVGDGARQLLAHVEVSLVRAEQERAAAEAAKAGREQELAAERNRGRDLKAELDRLTDSVHRGEVIGAEKRLRIEQLETRALEELGVEPAGLVADYGPDQPVPPSPAAEGEELPDDPDHPRNQPVPFDRAGQEKRLRSAERAYQQLGKVNPLALEEFSALEERHKFLSEQLEDLKKTRADLLLVVKEVDERVEQVFTEAYRDTAREFEGVFARLFPGGDGRLILTDPGNMLTTGVDVEARPPGKKVKRLSLLSGGERSLTAVALLVSIFKARPSPFYVMDEVEAALDDTNLQRLIRIMEELQESSQLIVITHQKRTMEVADALYGVSMQGDGVSKVISQRLR; encoded by the coding sequence GTGCACCTCAAGGCCATGACCCTCCGCGGGTTCAAATCCTTCGCCTCGGCCACCACTCTCCGGTTCGAGCCCGGCATCACCTGTGTCGTGGGGCCCAACGGATCAGGCAAGTCCAACGTGGTCGACGCGCTCTCCTGGGTCATGGGGGAGCAGGGCGCCAAATCGCTGCGCGGCGGCAAGATGGAGGACGTCATCTTCGCCGGGACGACCGGCCGGCCGCCGCTGGGCCGCGCCGAGGTCTCGCTCACCATCGACAACTCCGACGGTGTGCTGCCCATCGAGTACGCCGAAGTCACCATTACCCGGATCATGTTCCGCAATGGCGGCAGCGAGTACCAGATCAACGGCGACACCTGCCGGCTGCTGGACATCCAGGAACTGCTGTCGGATTCCGGGATCGGCCGCGAGATGCACGTCATCGTCGGACAGGGACAGCTCGACTCCGTACTGCACGCGGATCCGATGGGGCGCCGGGCCTTCATCGAGGAGGCCGCAGGCGTACTGAAGCACCGCAAGCGCAAGGAGAAGGCGCTGCGGAAGCTGGACGCGATGCATGCCAACCTCGCGCGGGTGCAGGACCTCACCGATGAACTGCGCCGCCAGCTCAAGCCGTTGGGCCGGCAGGCCGCGGTCGCCCGGCGCGCCGCCGTCATCCAGGCCGACCTCAGGGACGCGCGGCTGCGGCTGCTCGCCGACGATCTGGTGACGATGCGCCGGGCGCTGCGGAGCGAGATCGCCGACGAGGCCGCGCTGAAGGAGCGCCGGGAGACCGCGGAGACGGCGCTCAAGGCCGCGCTCGCACGCGAGGCCGGCTTGGAGGACGAGGTGCGGCAGCTGGCACCGAGGCTCCAGCGGGCCCAGCAGACCTGGTACGAGCTGTCGCAGCTGGCCGAGCGGGTGCGCGGTACGGTCTCGCTCGCCGACGCGCGGGTGAAGAGCGCGTCCGCCGCCCCCGATGAGGAGCGGCGGGGCCGTGATCCCGAGTCCCCCGAGATGATGGAGCGCGAGGCCGCCAGGATCCGGGAGCAGGAGGCCGAGCTGGAGGCCGCGCTGGAGTCCGCGGAGCGCGCGCTGGAGGACACCTCGGCGCACCGGGCCGAGCTGGAGCGGGAACTCGCCGCCGAGGAGCGCAGGCTCAGGGACGCCGCCCGTGCCATCGCCGACCGGCGCGAAGGGCTCGCGCGGCTGAACGGGCAGGTCAACGCGGCCCGCAGCAGAGCCGGTTCGGCGCAGGCCGAGATCGACCGGCTCGCCGAGGCGCGGGACGGGGCGCAGGAGCGCGCCGAAGCGGCCCAGCAGGAGTACGAGCAGCTCAAGGCCGAGGTCGACGGGCTCGAAGCCGGTGACCTGGACCTCGCCGACCGGCACAGCGCGGCGAAGTCGGCGCTGGCGGAGGCGGAGACCGCGCTCACCGCGTCCCGGGAGGCGGCCACGGCCGCCGAGCGGGAGCGGGCCGCGCTGGCGGCCCGGCACGAGGCGCTGGCGCTCGGGCTGCGCCGCAAGGACGGCACCGGGGCGCTGCTCGGAGCCGATGACCGCCCGGCCGGTCTGCTGGGCCCGGTCGCGGAGCTGCTGACGGTGGCCGCCGGGTACGAGGTCCCGGTGGCTGCCGCGCTGGGTGTGGCGGCCGACGCGCTCGCGGTGCGCGACACGGCCACCGCGGTGGACGCGATCCGCCGGTTGCGCAAGCAGGACGCCGGCCGCGCGACCCTGCTGCCCGGCACGGCCGCGGCACCGGTGCGGGAGTCCGGCGCCGGTGGGCTGCCGGGCCAGGTCCGTACGGCCGTTCCCGGGCAGCCGGGCGGCGGGGCTCCTGAGGTGCCGGAGGCCCGGCATGGCGACGACGGTGCGGGGGCTGCTTCGGAGGACCGGCCCGCGGGTCGGCCCGGAGGGCATTCCGGCGGTCAGGCAGCAGGCCATTCAGTAGGCCGGCCCGCAGGCCACGAGGACAGCGGTGCCGGTTCTGTCCCGTCCGGCGGGACCGGACCGGGACCGGACCGTGCCGCCCTCGCTCTCGCGGCGCCCTTCGCCGTCGATCTGGTCGGCGGCCCCGCCGAACTGCTGCCCGGGGTGCGGAGACTGCTGCGCGACATCGTCGTCGTAGGCACCCTCGAAGACGCCGAGGAGCTGATCGCCGAGCGGCCCGGGCTGACCGCCGTGACCGCCGAAGGCGATGTCCTGGGAGCGCACTTCGCACACGGCGGGTCCGCCGGTGCGCCCAGCCTGCTGGAGGTGCAGGCGTCCGTGGACGAGGCCGCCGCCGGGCTGGCGGAGCTGGCCGTACGGTGCGACGAGCTGGCCGGCGCGCAGCGCGCCGCGGCAGCCCGGCGCGCGGAGTGCGCGGCGCTCGTCGACGAGCTGGCGGAACTACGGCGCGCAGCCGACCGGGAGAAGTCCGGTGTCGCCCAGCAGCTCGGGCGCCTGGCCGGGCAGGCGCGGGGCGCGGCGGGCGAGGCCGAGCGGTCGGCGGCGGCCGCAGCCAAGGCCCAGGATGCGCTGGAGCGTGCGACCGGCGAGGCCGAGGAACTGGCCGAACGGCTGCTGGTGGCCGAGGAGTCACCGATGGAGGAGGAGCCGGACACCTCCGTACGGGACCGGCTGGCCGCCGACGGGGCCAATGCCCGGCAGACCGAGATGGAGGCCAGGCTCCAGGCCCGTACCCATGAGGAGAGGGTCAAGGGGCTCGCGGGGCGGGCCGAAGCACTCGACCGGGGAGCGCGCGCCGAGCGTGAGGCCCGGGCGCGCGCCGAGCAGCGCCGCGCCCGGCTGCGCCACGAGGCAGCGGTCGCGTCGGCCGTCGGCGACGGGGCGCGCCAGTTGCTCGCCCATGTCGAGGTGTCGCTGGTCCGCGCCGAGCAGGAGAGGGCCGCCGCCGAGGCCGCCAAGGCCGGGCGCGAGCAGGAGCTGGCCGCCGAGCGGAACCGGGGCCGCGACCTCAAGGCCGAACTCGACCGGCTCACCGACTCGGTGCACCGCGGTGAGGTGATCGGAGCCGAGAAGCGGCTGCGGATCGAGCAGCTGGAGACCAGGGCGCTTGAGGAGCTGGGCGTGGAGCCGGCCGGTCTGGTGGCCGACTACGGCCCGGACCAGCCGGTGCCGCCGTCCCCGGCCGCCGAGGGTGAGGAGCTGCCCGACGATCCCGACCATCCGCGGAACCAGCCGGTGCCGTTCGACCGGGCCGGACAGGAGAAGCGGCTCAGGTCGGCCGAACGGGCGTACCAGCAACTCGGAAAGGTGAATCCGCTCGCTCTGGAGGAGTTCTCCGCACTGGAGGAGCGGCACAAGTTCCTCTCCGAGCAGCTGGAGGACCTGAAGAAGACGCGGGCCGACCTGCTGCTGGTGGTCAAGGAGGTCGACGAACGCGTCGAGCAGGTCTTCACCGAGGCGTACCGCGACACCGCACGCGAGTTCGAAGGGGTCTTCGCGCGGCTCTTCCCCGGCGGCGACGGACGGCTGATCCTGACCGACCCCGGCAACATGCTCACCACCGGTGTGGACGTCGAGGCCCGGCCGCCGGGCAAGAAGGTCAAGCGCCTGTCGCTGCTCTCCGGCGGGGAGCGGTCGCTGACCGCCGTGGCCCTGCTGGTGTCGATCTTCAAGGCCAGGCCCAGTCCGTTCTATGTGATGGACGAGGTGGAGGCCGCGCTCGACGACACCAACCTCCAGCGGCTGATCCGGATCATGGAGGAGCTCCAGGAGAGTTCCCAGCTCATCGTGATCACTCATCAGAAGCGGACGATGGAGGTGGCCGACGCGCTCTACGGCGTCTCCATGCAGGGCGACGGGGTCTCCAAGGTCATCAGCCAGCGTCTCCGCTGA
- a CDS encoding sugar porter family MFS transporter gives MTSTANTPQAGGAPAAPEHLAHVIFITAAAAMGGFLFGYDSSVINGAVEGIRDKYNIGSGTLAQVIAVALIGCAIGAATAGRIADRIGRIRCMQIASVLFTISAVGSALPFALWDLALWRIIGGFGIGMASVIGPAYIAEVSPPAYRGRLGSFQQAAIVIGIAVSQLVNYGILQTANGNQRGKLLGVEAWQLMLGVMVIPAVIYGLLSFAIPESPRYLIEAGKPDRARKVLSEVEGSHVDIDARVAEIKLAMKREHKSKFSDLLGGGFYFKRIVWIGIGLSAFQQLVGINVAFYYSATLWQSVGIDPSTSFLYSFTTSIINIIGTVVAMIFVDRIGRRPLVLIGSVGMVIGLALEAWAFSYHLVGGKLPTAQGWVALIAAHWFVFFFAMSWGVVVWVFLGEMFPNKIRAAALGVAASAQWIANWAITASFPSLAGWNLSATYVIYTVFAVLSIPFVLLFVKETKGKTLEQMG, from the coding sequence GTGACAAGCACGGCGAACACACCGCAGGCCGGAGGCGCCCCGGCTGCCCCGGAGCACCTCGCTCACGTCATCTTCATCACGGCGGCGGCCGCGATGGGCGGGTTCCTGTTCGGCTACGACAGCTCGGTGATCAACGGAGCCGTCGAGGGCATCCGGGACAAGTACAACATCGGTTCGGGGACCCTCGCCCAGGTCATCGCCGTCGCCCTGATCGGCTGTGCGATCGGCGCGGCGACGGCCGGCCGCATCGCCGACCGCATCGGGCGTATCCGCTGTATGCAGATCGCGTCCGTGCTGTTCACCATCAGCGCCGTCGGCTCAGCGCTGCCCTTCGCCCTGTGGGACCTGGCCCTCTGGCGCATCATCGGCGGTTTCGGCATCGGGATGGCATCGGTCATCGGTCCGGCCTACATCGCCGAGGTCTCCCCGCCCGCGTACCGCGGCCGGCTCGGGTCCTTCCAGCAGGCGGCGATCGTCATCGGCATCGCCGTATCGCAGCTCGTCAACTACGGCATCCTCCAGACTGCGAACGGCAACCAGCGGGGGAAGCTGCTCGGTGTCGAGGCATGGCAGCTCATGCTCGGTGTCATGGTGATCCCGGCCGTCATCTACGGACTGCTCTCCTTCGCCATCCCCGAGTCGCCCCGCTATCTGATCGAGGCGGGCAAGCCGGACCGGGCCAGGAAGGTGCTGTCCGAGGTCGAGGGCTCGCACGTCGATATCGACGCGCGGGTGGCCGAGATCAAGCTGGCCATGAAGCGCGAGCACAAGTCGAAGTTCAGCGACCTGCTGGGCGGGGGATTCTACTTCAAACGCATCGTCTGGATCGGTATCGGCCTCTCGGCCTTCCAGCAACTGGTCGGCATCAACGTCGCGTTCTACTACTCCGCGACCCTGTGGCAGTCCGTCGGTATCGACCCTTCGACCTCGTTCCTGTACTCGTTCACCACGTCCATCATCAACATCATCGGCACCGTGGTCGCCATGATCTTCGTGGACCGGATCGGCCGCAGGCCCCTCGTGCTGATCGGTTCCGTGGGCATGGTCATCGGGCTCGCCCTGGAGGCCTGGGCCTTCTCGTACCATCTCGTCGGCGGCAAACTGCCGACCGCCCAGGGCTGGGTCGCGCTCATCGCCGCCCACTGGTTCGTGTTCTTCTTCGCGATGTCGTGGGGTGTCGTCGTCTGGGTCTTCCTCGGCGAGATGTTCCCGAACAAGATCCGTGCCGCCGCGCTCGGGGTGGCCGCCTCGGCCCAGTGGATCGCCAACTGGGCGATCACGGCCAGCTTCCCGAGCCTCGCCGGCTGGAACCTCTCGGCCACGTACGTGATCTACACCGTCTTCGCTGTGCTCTCGATCCCCTTCGTGCTGCTGTTCGTGAAGGAGACCAAGGGCAAGACGCTGGAACAGATGGGCTGA